One Mycolicibacterium sarraceniae genomic window carries:
- a CDS encoding transglycosylase family protein, protein MSGRHRKPTSSSVSVAKIAVTGAVIGGGSIAFAAQAQAAPDAEWDQVARCESGGNWGINTGNGYQGGLQFSPGTWSAHGGGQYAPAANMATKDQQIAIAEDVLATQGRGAWPVCGRGLSGATPRNVVNEPAPDALSVQAASFDTPLPDAPAPDAPADLAPAPQDLPPAPQDLPPAPQDLPPAPQDLPPAPQDLPPAPQAGVVAVSQEIAPQAAEPVVDAALQVPAPDAPALPDEQTVTVQASSIHFLPQAPADPAIPPGPAPADPATVPAAPAPDATVVAAGQPAQPPDGIPHLTSPDNLPPGTSDAPEGPRDGPNVTYLKELWHAVQTQQVSRGDALLALTQRPLNTPVTNDPSMGTPPADPNAPLPAPGAPAPAPAAPAPVVPVPAPAQ, encoded by the coding sequence ATGAGTGGACGGCATCGCAAGCCCACTTCATCGTCTGTCAGCGTCGCCAAGATCGCGGTCACGGGTGCGGTCATCGGAGGCGGAAGCATCGCCTTCGCCGCCCAGGCCCAAGCGGCTCCCGACGCCGAATGGGATCAGGTAGCCCGCTGCGAATCCGGCGGCAACTGGGGCATCAACACCGGTAACGGTTACCAGGGTGGCCTGCAATTCTCCCCCGGCACCTGGTCCGCGCACGGCGGCGGCCAGTACGCCCCGGCCGCCAATATGGCGACCAAGGACCAGCAGATCGCTATCGCCGAGGATGTCCTGGCCACTCAGGGCCGTGGCGCGTGGCCGGTGTGCGGTCGCGGTCTGTCGGGTGCGACGCCCCGCAACGTGGTGAACGAACCCGCTCCCGACGCACTGTCAGTTCAGGCTGCATCGTTCGATACGCCACTGCCCGACGCACCGGCTCCGGATGCTCCCGCTGACCTGGCGCCCGCGCCGCAGGATCTGCCGCCGGCACCGCAGGATCTCCCCCCGGCACCGCAGGATCTGCCGCCGGCACCCCAGGATCTGCCGCCGGCACCGCAGGATCTGCCGCCGGCACCGCAGGCCGGTGTCGTCGCAGTCTCCCAGGAGATCGCACCGCAGGCCGCCGAGCCCGTCGTCGACGCCGCACTTCAGGTGCCCGCCCCCGACGCACCGGCCCTCCCGGACGAGCAGACGGTCACCGTGCAGGCGTCGTCGATCCACTTCCTCCCGCAGGCCCCGGCCGACCCGGCGATCCCGCCGGGTCCCGCCCCGGCTGATCCGGCCACGGTTCCCGCTGCCCCCGCACCGGACGCCACCGTGGTGGCAGCTGGCCAGCCCGCGCAGCCGCCCGACGGGATCCCACACCTGACGAGCCCGGACAACCTGCCGCCGGGAACCAGCGACGCTCCTGAAGGCCCGCGAGACGGTCCGAACGTCACGTACCTCAAGGAACTCTGGCATGCGGTCCAGACCCAGCAGGTCAGCCGCGGCGATGCGCTGCTGGCGCTGACCCAGCGTCCGCTGAACACTCCGGTGACCAACGATCCGAGCATGGGTACGCCGCCGGCTGACCCGAACGCTCCGCTGCCGGCTCCTGGTGCCCCCGCACCGGCGCCCGCGGCACCCGCACCGGTCGTGCCCGTACCGGCACCGGCTCAATAA
- a CDS encoding molybdenum cofactor biosynthesis protein MoaE, with amino-acid sequence MTRILRAALVDGPISLTEHEELVASDAAGAVVGFSGVVRNHDGGRDVVRLDYSAHPLAEQTLFEALAEVAAQSPGVRALAASHRVGTLHIGDAALVAAVAADHRGAAFEACALLVDTVKARLPVWKQQFFADGTDEWVNSA; translated from the coding sequence ATGACACGGATCCTGCGGGCCGCGCTCGTCGACGGCCCGATCTCGCTGACCGAACACGAGGAGCTCGTCGCCAGCGATGCCGCCGGCGCGGTGGTCGGTTTCTCCGGAGTGGTGCGCAATCACGACGGGGGCCGGGACGTGGTGCGGCTGGACTACTCCGCGCACCCGCTGGCCGAGCAGACATTGTTCGAGGCGCTGGCTGAGGTGGCCGCGCAATCTCCGGGTGTGCGGGCGCTCGCCGCCAGCCATCGGGTGGGAACGCTGCACATCGGGGATGCCGCCCTGGTGGCCGCCGTGGCGGCCGACCATCGCGGGGCGGCGTTCGAGGCGTGCGCCCTGCTCGTCGACACCGTCAAAGCGCGGCTACCGGTGTGGAAGCAGCAGTTCTTCGCCGACGGTACCGACGAGTGGGTGAATTCGGCCTGA
- a CDS encoding MogA/MoaB family molybdenum cofactor biosynthesis protein, which yields MSRSGRVVIASTRAATGVYEDRTGPIIVAWLAERGFTVPDPVVVVDGSAVGDALREAIDAGSDVVITSGGTGISPTDATPEATLGVLDYQISGLADAIRRSGLPAVPTSVLSRGLCGVAGRTLVVNLPGSTGGVRDGLSVLADVLDHALDQLSGGDHRS from the coding sequence GTGAGTAGGTCCGGTCGGGTCGTAATCGCCTCCACCCGGGCGGCGACCGGCGTTTACGAGGATCGCACCGGCCCGATCATCGTCGCCTGGCTCGCCGAACGCGGGTTCACCGTCCCCGATCCGGTCGTGGTGGTCGACGGCAGCGCCGTCGGTGACGCCCTGCGTGAGGCGATCGATGCGGGATCGGATGTCGTGATCACCTCCGGCGGGACCGGGATATCGCCGACCGACGCCACCCCGGAGGCCACGCTGGGCGTCCTCGACTACCAGATCTCGGGATTGGCCGATGCCATCCGCCGCTCCGGGCTGCCCGCGGTACCGACGTCGGTGCTGTCGCGCGGCCTGTGCGGCGTGGCCGGGCGCACGCTCGTGGTGAACCTGCCCGGATCCACTGGCGGGGTACGCGATGGATTGTCGGTGCTGGCCGATGTCCTCGACCATGCGCTGGACCAACTGTCCGGGGGAGACCACCGCTCATGA
- the moaC gene encoding cyclic pyranopterin monophosphate synthase MoaC, with translation MVDVTEKTATTRTAMAAGTVHTTAEVVALIASGGLAKGDALATARVAGILAAKRTSDLIPLCHHLALTSVDIEFAIGESEVVVTASVRTTDRTGVEMEALTAVSVAALTVYDMIKAVDPAACLENIRLLRKEGGKTGLWVRQG, from the coding sequence ATGGTCGACGTCACCGAGAAGACCGCGACCACCCGTACCGCGATGGCAGCGGGCACCGTTCACACCACCGCCGAGGTGGTTGCCCTCATCGCGTCCGGCGGGCTGGCCAAGGGCGATGCCCTCGCGACCGCCCGGGTGGCCGGCATTTTGGCCGCCAAACGCACCAGTGACCTCATCCCGCTGTGCCACCATCTCGCGCTCACCAGTGTCGACATCGAGTTCGCGATCGGGGAGTCCGAGGTCGTCGTCACCGCTTCGGTGCGCACCACCGACCGCACCGGTGTCGAAATGGAAGCGCTGACCGCCGTCAGCGTCGCCGCCCTGACGGTGTACGACATGATCAAGGCCGTCGACCCCGCCGCGTGCCTCGAGAACATCCGGTTGCTGCGCAAAGAGGGCGGCAAAACCGGCTTGTGGGTGCGACAGGGGTGA
- a CDS encoding helicase-associated domain-containing protein: MTEPSSPGMPLGAWLADMPDDRLIRLLELRPDLAQPAPGSIAALAARAVARQSVKAATDELDFLRLAILDALLVLHAETTAVPVAGVVALIGKRCDKQTVLAALDDLRDRALVWGDDAGVRVSAETAAGLPWYPGQAILEDSSKSAAEISAAIDALSEPQTELLELLLTGSPVGRTRDAAPDAPADRPVPQLLAAGLLRQLDEETVILPRQVGQVLRGEEPGPADLSAPDPVTSSTTVADADAAAAGALLDVIREIEMVIETLSTTTVPELRSGGLGVREAKRLSKLTGIDEQRLGLVLEISAAAGLIASGTPDPQPADGPGPYWTPTVAADRFLETPTAARWYLLATTWLELPSRPGLIGSRGPDGKPYAALSDSLYSTAAPLDRLLLLELLAALVPGSGVDAMCASQALIWQRPRWAARLQPEPVAHLLDEAHTLGLVGRGALSTPARVLLTGDEDAAVEAMNKILPAPIDHFLVQADLTVVAPGPLQRELADELASVAAVESAGAAMVYRVSEASIRHALDTGRSAGSLHAFFEGHSKTPVPQGLTYLINDVARRHGQLRVGIASSFLRCEDPSLLAHAVAAQALEHLEVRLLAPTVAVSQAPIGELLAALRAAGFAPAAEDSSGAIVDLRTHSARVSAPGHRRLFRPMPKPSVETLASVVAVLRRVDSANPFANVRLDPAVSMALLQQAAMEHKDVVIGYVDAAGVATQRVVRPLTVSGGQLLAWDPTQGRPREFAVHRVTSVMSAGTG; this comes from the coding sequence ATGACTGAACCGTCGTCCCCAGGCATGCCGCTGGGCGCCTGGCTGGCGGATATGCCCGACGACCGGCTGATCCGTCTTTTGGAACTGCGGCCGGACCTCGCCCAACCCGCACCCGGCAGCATCGCGGCACTGGCCGCTCGGGCCGTCGCCCGCCAGTCGGTGAAGGCTGCCACCGACGAGCTGGACTTCCTGCGGCTGGCGATCCTCGACGCACTACTGGTGCTGCATGCCGAGACCACCGCCGTGCCGGTGGCAGGGGTCGTGGCGCTGATCGGTAAGCGTTGCGACAAGCAAACTGTGCTGGCCGCTCTGGATGATCTGCGCGACCGCGCCCTGGTGTGGGGTGACGACGCCGGGGTGCGGGTATCGGCAGAGACCGCCGCCGGGCTGCCCTGGTACCCCGGGCAAGCCATCCTCGAAGACTCCTCGAAGTCCGCCGCCGAGATCTCGGCCGCCATCGACGCACTCTCAGAACCCCAGACCGAATTGCTGGAACTGCTGTTGACGGGTTCTCCCGTCGGCCGGACCCGCGACGCCGCACCGGACGCGCCTGCCGACCGCCCGGTGCCCCAGTTGCTTGCGGCCGGCCTGTTGCGCCAGCTCGACGAGGAGACGGTGATCCTGCCGCGCCAGGTCGGCCAGGTGCTGCGCGGCGAGGAGCCCGGCCCGGCAGATCTGAGCGCGCCGGACCCGGTAACGAGCAGCACCACCGTCGCCGATGCCGACGCCGCCGCGGCGGGTGCGTTGCTGGACGTGATCCGCGAGATCGAGATGGTGATCGAAACCCTTTCCACCACAACGGTTCCCGAGCTGCGAAGCGGCGGCCTGGGGGTCCGCGAGGCTAAGCGTCTGAGCAAGCTCACCGGGATCGACGAACAACGCCTTGGCCTGGTCCTGGAGATCAGCGCGGCGGCCGGTCTCATCGCCAGCGGCACACCCGATCCCCAGCCAGCGGATGGGCCGGGCCCGTACTGGACGCCCACGGTGGCAGCCGACCGGTTCCTCGAAACACCCACCGCCGCACGCTGGTATCTGCTGGCCACCACCTGGCTGGAGCTACCGTCACGCCCCGGTCTGATCGGCAGCCGCGGCCCTGACGGGAAACCGTATGCGGCACTGTCTGATTCGCTGTACTCGACGGCCGCGCCACTGGACCGCCTACTGCTGCTGGAACTGCTGGCCGCCCTGGTGCCCGGGTCGGGCGTCGATGCGATGTGCGCTTCGCAGGCGCTGATCTGGCAGCGGCCCCGCTGGGCTGCGCGGTTGCAGCCCGAGCCCGTCGCGCATCTGCTCGACGAGGCGCACACCCTGGGACTGGTTGGCCGCGGCGCCTTGAGCACACCGGCGCGGGTGCTGCTCACCGGCGACGAGGACGCGGCCGTCGAGGCGATGAACAAGATCCTGCCCGCGCCGATCGATCACTTCCTGGTACAGGCCGACCTGACCGTGGTGGCGCCCGGGCCCCTGCAACGCGAGCTGGCCGACGAGCTTGCGTCGGTGGCCGCGGTGGAATCGGCGGGTGCGGCCATGGTGTACCGGGTCAGCGAAGCCTCCATCCGGCACGCACTGGATACCGGTCGCAGCGCGGGATCGTTGCACGCCTTCTTCGAAGGTCATTCGAAAACCCCTGTCCCCCAAGGTTTGACGTACCTGATCAACGATGTCGCGCGCCGGCACGGTCAACTGCGGGTCGGCATTGCATCGTCGTTCCTGCGTTGCGAGGATCCGAGCCTGCTTGCGCACGCGGTGGCAGCGCAGGCCCTTGAGCACCTCGAGGTGCGGCTGTTGGCGCCCACGGTGGCGGTGTCGCAAGCACCGATCGGCGAGCTGCTCGCCGCGTTGCGGGCGGCGGGGTTCGCCCCGGCCGCCGAGGACTCCTCGGGCGCGATCGTCGATCTGCGCACGCACAGCGCCCGGGTGTCGGCGCCGGGACACCGCCGGCTGTTCCGGCCGATGCCCAAGCCGAGTGTGGAAACCCTGGCGTCGGTGGTGGCGGTGCTGCGCCGGGTGGACTCGGCCAATCCGTTCGCCAACGTCCGCCTCGACCCGGCGGTGTCGATGGCGCTGCTGCAACAGGCAGCGATGGAACACAAAGACGTGGTGATCGGTTATGTGGATGCGGCGGGCGTGGCCACCCAGCGGGTGGTGCGCCCCCTTACGGTCAGTGGCGGGCAGCTACTGGCCTGGGATCCCACTCAGGGCCGTCCGCGGGAGTTCGCGGTACATCGCGTGACATCGGTGATGTCGGCCGGCACTGGATAA
- a CDS encoding DNA repair helicase XPB has product MTEGPLIVQSDKTVLLEVDHEQAGAARAAIAPFAELERAPEHIHTYRITPLALWNARAAGHDAEQVVDALVSFSRYAVPQPLLVDIVDTMARYGRLQLVKSPVHGLVLVSLDRAVLAEVMRNKKIIPMLGARIDEDTVIVHASERGHIKQMLLKIGWPAEDLAGYVNGEAHPINLDQDGWELRDYQQMAADSFWDGGSGVVVLPCGAGKTLVGAAAMAKAGATTLILVTNTVAGRQWKRELIARTSLTEEEIGEYSGERKEIRPVTIATYQVITRRTKGEYRHLELFDSRDWGLIIYDEVHLLPAPVFRMTADLQSRRRLGLTATLIREDGREGDVFSLIGPKRYDAPWKDIEAQGWIAPAECIEVRVTMTDNERMLYAVAEPEERYKLCSTAHSKIAVVKSILAKHPNEPTLVIGAYLDQLDQLGAELNAPVIQGSTKNAEREVLFDAFRRGEVKTLVVSKVANFSIDLPEASVAVQVSGTFGSRQEEAQRLGRLLRPKHDGGGAVFYSVVSRDSLDAEYAAHRQRFLAEQGYGYIIQDADDLLGPAI; this is encoded by the coding sequence GTGACTGAAGGCCCCTTGATCGTGCAATCCGATAAGACCGTGCTGCTGGAGGTGGACCACGAGCAGGCCGGTGCCGCCCGGGCGGCAATCGCGCCGTTCGCGGAGCTGGAACGCGCACCCGAGCACATCCACACCTATCGCATCACTCCCCTGGCCCTGTGGAACGCGCGCGCCGCCGGTCACGACGCCGAGCAGGTGGTCGACGCGCTGGTCAGCTTCTCGCGCTACGCCGTGCCGCAGCCGCTGCTGGTCGACATCGTCGACACCATGGCCCGCTACGGCCGTCTGCAGCTGGTCAAGAGCCCGGTCCACGGCCTCGTTCTGGTCAGCCTCGATCGGGCGGTACTGGCGGAGGTGATGCGCAACAAGAAGATCATCCCGATGCTCGGCGCGCGCATCGACGAGGACACCGTCATCGTCCACGCCAGCGAGCGCGGCCACATCAAACAGATGCTGCTCAAGATCGGCTGGCCGGCCGAGGACCTGGCCGGCTACGTCAACGGTGAGGCGCATCCGATCAACCTGGATCAGGATGGCTGGGAACTGCGCGACTACCAGCAGATGGCGGCCGATTCGTTCTGGGACGGTGGCTCGGGCGTGGTGGTGCTGCCGTGTGGAGCGGGCAAGACGCTGGTGGGTGCGGCCGCGATGGCCAAGGCCGGGGCGACGACGCTGATCCTGGTGACCAACACCGTCGCGGGCCGGCAGTGGAAACGCGAGCTGATCGCGCGGACCTCGCTGACCGAAGAGGAGATCGGCGAGTATTCGGGTGAGCGCAAGGAGATTCGGCCGGTCACGATCGCCACCTACCAGGTCATCACCCGGCGGACAAAGGGCGAGTACCGGCATCTCGAGCTGTTCGACAGCCGCGACTGGGGACTGATCATCTACGACGAGGTGCACCTGCTGCCCGCACCGGTGTTCCGTATGACGGCCGACCTTCAGTCGCGCCGCCGGCTCGGGCTCACCGCGACGCTGATCCGGGAGGACGGGCGCGAGGGCGACGTCTTCAGCCTCATCGGCCCGAAGCGCTACGACGCTCCGTGGAAGGACATCGAAGCCCAGGGCTGGATCGCGCCCGCGGAGTGCATCGAGGTCCGCGTCACGATGACCGACAACGAGCGGATGCTCTATGCGGTAGCCGAACCCGAAGAGCGTTACAAGCTCTGCTCCACCGCGCACTCCAAGATCGCGGTGGTCAAATCGATTCTGGCCAAGCACCCGAACGAGCCGACGCTGGTGATCGGTGCCTACCTCGACCAGCTGGACCAACTCGGCGCCGAACTGAACGCGCCGGTGATACAGGGCTCGACGAAGAACGCCGAGCGCGAGGTCCTATTCGACGCGTTCCGCCGCGGCGAGGTGAAGACCTTGGTTGTATCGAAGGTCGCGAACTTCTCCATCGATCTACCGGAAGCGTCAGTGGCCGTGCAGGTTTCAGGAACATTCGGCTCACGCCAGGAGGAAGCGCAGCGGCTGGGCCGGCTGCTGCGCCCCAAGCACGACGGCGGCGGCGCGGTGTTCTATTCGGTGGTGTCCCGCGACAGTCTCGACGCCGAGTACGCCGCGCACCGGCAGCGGTTCCTGGCCGAACAGGGCTACGGCTACATCATTCAGGACGCCGACGACCTGCTCGGGCCCGCGATCTGA
- a CDS encoding PE-PPE domain-containing protein → MSAAGFIGRVSGLTVALGVGAAAFSGAVAWADSPGPGNSSTHAGSAHSASGGAGATAGPAKKAALAYSRRDSGLSARPAAASAPAPERAVQALAAQNTAVIMGPSGVPIPKPTYIQNVFNLYISPRYPGSVPLQLDTPEGLYPITGVKSLPLNVSVQQGIEILAATIAQQVANDNTATVFGYSQSAIISSLIMSQLPAGTPVNFVLVGNEMNPNGGLLSRFPGLNLPSLGLPFYGATPENAFPTTNYTLEYDGFADFPRYPLNVLSVLNAGLGIIFVHTKYAELTSAQVNSAIALPTTDPTQKYYIIPTEDLPLLEPLRLIPVIGNPVADLLQPALKVIVNLGYGDPQYGWSNAGFANQQTTFGFIPDVNWGQVANLLVAGVAQGVQNFVADVSPGGVMWQELAGLHLPKPAPAPVFPTPTGVISALQTLTTDIAYNISNSTAALYAAVLPTVDIANAIVTMLPAYGINLFLGGIQQALSGDVITGLVNAIGLPIAATSGLVTTAALIEALVLLQAVQGFLGQETNV, encoded by the coding sequence ATGAGCGCAGCGGGCTTCATTGGGCGGGTTAGCGGGTTAACGGTTGCGCTCGGAGTGGGCGCCGCGGCATTCAGCGGTGCGGTGGCCTGGGCTGACAGTCCCGGCCCCGGCAATTCATCGACGCATGCCGGCTCCGCCCACTCGGCATCGGGCGGTGCCGGTGCCACCGCAGGCCCGGCCAAGAAGGCGGCGCTGGCCTACAGCCGTCGCGACTCGGGCCTGTCGGCTCGCCCGGCCGCAGCGTCAGCGCCGGCACCCGAGCGTGCGGTGCAGGCGCTTGCCGCGCAGAACACTGCGGTGATCATGGGGCCCAGCGGTGTCCCGATCCCGAAGCCCACCTATATCCAGAACGTCTTCAACCTCTACATCAGCCCGCGCTATCCGGGCTCGGTTCCGCTCCAGCTGGACACCCCCGAGGGGCTATACCCGATCACGGGAGTGAAGAGCCTGCCGCTGAACGTATCTGTCCAGCAGGGCATCGAGATCCTGGCCGCCACGATCGCCCAGCAAGTCGCCAACGACAACACCGCAACGGTTTTCGGCTATTCACAGAGCGCCATCATCTCCTCACTCATCATGAGCCAGCTACCCGCGGGCACGCCGGTGAACTTCGTGTTGGTCGGCAACGAGATGAACCCCAACGGCGGCCTCCTGTCCCGGTTCCCGGGGCTGAACCTGCCGAGCCTCGGCCTGCCGTTCTACGGTGCCACGCCTGAAAATGCCTTCCCCACTACGAACTACACCCTTGAGTACGACGGATTCGCCGATTTCCCGCGCTACCCGCTCAACGTCTTGTCGGTCCTCAACGCCGGACTGGGCATCATCTTCGTCCACACCAAGTACGCCGAGCTCACGTCGGCACAGGTCAATTCGGCCATCGCCTTGCCGACCACCGATCCGACCCAGAAGTACTACATCATCCCGACCGAGGATCTCCCGCTGCTGGAGCCGCTGCGCCTCATCCCCGTCATCGGCAATCCAGTCGCGGATCTGCTACAGCCCGCCCTGAAGGTGATCGTGAACCTGGGCTACGGCGACCCGCAGTACGGCTGGTCCAACGCGGGATTCGCCAACCAGCAGACAACTTTCGGCTTCATCCCCGATGTCAACTGGGGCCAGGTGGCCAACCTCCTCGTTGCCGGTGTTGCGCAGGGTGTCCAGAACTTCGTCGCCGACGTCAGCCCGGGCGGCGTGATGTGGCAGGAGCTGGCGGGGCTGCATCTGCCGAAACCCGCTCCAGCGCCGGTATTCCCGACTCCCACCGGGGTCATATCCGCGCTGCAGACGCTGACCACCGACATCGCCTATAACATCTCCAACTCCACGGCGGCTCTGTACGCGGCAGTGCTACCGACGGTGGACATTGCCAACGCCATCGTCACGATGCTGCCCGCGTACGGAATCAATCTGTTCCTCGGCGGGATTCAGCAAGCGCTCAGCGGTGACGTGATCACCGGCCTCGTCAACGCCATCGGCCTTCCGATCGCCGCCACCAGCGGGCTGGTCACCACGGCGGCGCTCATCGAGGCGCTCGTGCTGCTTCAGGCGGTCCAAGGGTTCTTGGGCCAGGAGACCAACGTCTGA
- a CDS encoding thiolase family protein: protein MSNDVAIIGVGLHPFGRFEKTAMEMGAEAIALALADAGADWKDIQFGFGGSYEVSNPDAVTRLVGLTGITFTNVFNACATAASAIQQTADTIRLGKYDIGIAVGLDKHPRGAFTDDPAKLALPQWYAQNGQFVTTKFFGIKANRYIHDHGISEETLARVANKNFRNGVLNPNAFRRREISVEEIMASPVLNYPLRQYMFCAPDEGAAAVIMCRADIARRFTDKPVYLRASEIRTRTFGAYEVHGTSAPLDEDVSPTVYAAKAAYEAAGIGPEDVDIAQLQDTDAGAEIIHMAETGLCADGEQEKLLAEGATEIHGSLPINTDGGLIANGEPIGASGLRQMHELVRQLRGEAGERQVPGNPRIGLAQVYGAPGTASATILSL, encoded by the coding sequence ATGAGTAATGACGTCGCAATCATCGGTGTTGGCCTGCACCCGTTCGGCCGGTTCGAGAAGACTGCCATGGAGATGGGCGCCGAGGCCATTGCCCTGGCGCTCGCGGACGCCGGTGCGGACTGGAAGGACATCCAGTTCGGGTTCGGCGGCAGCTATGAGGTGTCCAATCCCGATGCGGTGACGCGACTGGTCGGCCTCACCGGGATCACCTTCACCAACGTCTTCAACGCCTGCGCCACCGCGGCAAGCGCGATCCAGCAGACCGCGGACACGATCCGGCTCGGCAAGTACGACATCGGTATCGCGGTGGGTCTGGACAAGCACCCGCGCGGTGCCTTCACCGACGACCCGGCCAAACTGGCGCTGCCGCAGTGGTATGCGCAAAACGGGCAGTTCGTCACCACCAAGTTCTTCGGGATCAAGGCCAACCGCTACATCCACGATCACGGCATCTCCGAGGAGACGCTGGCGCGGGTGGCCAACAAGAACTTCCGCAACGGTGTGTTGAATCCGAATGCCTTCCGCCGCAGGGAGATCTCCGTTGAGGAGATCATGGCCTCGCCGGTGCTGAACTACCCGCTGCGGCAGTACATGTTCTGCGCTCCCGACGAGGGCGCCGCCGCGGTCATCATGTGCCGCGCCGATATCGCGCGCCGCTTCACCGACAAACCGGTTTACTTGCGCGCCAGCGAGATTCGCACCCGGACCTTCGGCGCCTATGAGGTGCACGGCACCTCCGCGCCGCTCGACGAGGACGTCTCGCCGACCGTCTACGCCGCCAAGGCCGCCTACGAGGCGGCCGGTATCGGGCCCGAGGACGTCGATATCGCTCAGCTGCAGGACACCGACGCTGGGGCCGAGATCATCCACATGGCCGAGACCGGGCTGTGCGCCGACGGTGAGCAGGAGAAGCTGTTGGCCGAGGGTGCCACCGAGATTCACGGCTCGCTGCCGATCAACACCGACGGCGGCCTGATCGCCAACGGTGAGCCGATCGGCGCCTCGGGCCTGCGCCAGATGCACGAACTGGTGCGCCAGCTGCGTGGTGAGGCCGGCGAGCGTCAGGTGCCGGGTAACCCTCGCATCGGCCTGGCGCAGGTCTACGGCGCGCCCGGAACCGCCTCAGCGACAATTCTTTCGCTGTAA
- a CDS encoding Zn-ribbon domain-containing OB-fold protein, producing the protein MQKALAPEISTWPEENPQLIGSECASCSAVVFPRQERCPQCSAAGMSEVKLPRRGTLVAWTTQGFAPGAPYIGPTGKDFVPFGVGLVQLDDVVRVEGRLTENDPEKLKWGMDVELTMIPFATDADGNEVVTFAFAPVGA; encoded by the coding sequence ATGCAAAAGGCCCTGGCGCCCGAAATCTCCACTTGGCCGGAAGAGAACCCGCAGCTGATTGGCAGTGAATGCGCCAGCTGTTCGGCCGTGGTCTTTCCCCGTCAGGAACGCTGCCCGCAGTGCAGCGCAGCCGGTATGAGCGAGGTCAAGCTGCCCCGCCGCGGCACGCTGGTGGCCTGGACCACCCAGGGCTTCGCGCCCGGTGCCCCCTACATCGGCCCGACCGGTAAGGATTTCGTGCCGTTCGGCGTCGGCCTGGTGCAGCTGGACGACGTCGTGCGCGTCGAGGGCCGGCTCACCGAGAACGATCCGGAAAAGCTGAAGTGGGGCATGGACGTCGAGCTCACGATGATCCCCTTCGCGACCGACGCCGACGGCAATGAGGTCGTCACGTTTGCCTTCGCACCGGTGGGGGCGTGA
- a CDS encoding DUF3060 domain-containing protein — protein MENRIGERELAPAPRRVPAGFLLAELLPFRWWYLWGMFMIAVALIALWGTFPMAFTATAVATLVVIYAYQLCGASQRLTLLKWGVVATVDGTETLTRGTYYSGTTYYNSYLPVASGWTVQRPRYSGPSTKTKVRYRLNGYQGDIVVRGREYTDGVVLADPRRPSRARCVTAFAYDLDRDETGNWVGRLRPRLVVGMVVWLVVMIGWLTLAGFVAVAAANQHDGPPTATPTNGVDVVGNNKMASYACGGGDIDIVGDDNEVTVTGHCRKVRISGNDNMVVLETADSIRTSGDHNVVTYRSGDPVITNFDDSNTIIQKG, from the coding sequence GTGGAGAATCGCATCGGGGAGCGCGAGCTCGCGCCCGCCCCGCGACGGGTGCCCGCAGGCTTCTTACTCGCCGAGCTGCTGCCGTTCCGCTGGTGGTACCTGTGGGGCATGTTCATGATCGCGGTCGCACTGATCGCGCTCTGGGGCACATTTCCGATGGCCTTCACCGCGACGGCGGTCGCCACGCTGGTGGTGATCTACGCCTACCAGCTCTGTGGCGCATCCCAGCGACTGACACTGTTGAAGTGGGGCGTGGTGGCGACCGTCGATGGTACCGAAACACTCACGCGCGGAACGTATTACAGCGGTACCACGTATTACAACTCGTATCTTCCGGTGGCCAGTGGCTGGACCGTGCAGCGGCCGCGCTACAGCGGGCCGAGCACCAAGACCAAGGTCCGCTATCGCCTGAACGGTTATCAAGGCGACATCGTGGTGCGCGGCCGCGAATACACCGACGGCGTCGTGCTCGCCGACCCCCGCAGGCCAAGCCGGGCGCGGTGCGTCACCGCGTTCGCCTACGACCTGGACCGCGACGAGACCGGCAATTGGGTTGGCCGCCTGCGGCCCCGGCTGGTGGTCGGCATGGTTGTCTGGCTGGTGGTGATGATCGGCTGGCTGACGCTGGCCGGATTCGTGGCCGTCGCCGCAGCCAATCAGCACGACGGGCCACCGACCGCAACGCCGACCAACGGCGTCGACGTCGTCGGAAACAACAAGATGGCCAGCTACGCCTGCGGCGGCGGGGATATCGACATCGTCGGCGACGACAACGAAGTGACCGTCACCGGCCATTGCCGCAAGGTCCGGATCTCTGGCAATGACAACATGGTCGTTCTCGAAACGGCGGACAGCATCCGCACATCAGGAGACCACAACGTGGTCACCTACCGCAGCGGCGATCCCGTGATCACCAACTTCGACGACTCCAACACGATCATCCAGAAGGGCTGA